The Terriglobales bacterium region CGCCATCCCCACGGCGCAAGTGGTCGCCAATGCGGGCTGCTACGCCACCTCGGTGATCCTGGCGCTGGCGCCCTGGGTGCGCGCCGGACTGGTGGACGTGGAGCACGGCATCATCTGCGATTCCAAGTCCGGGGTCTCCGGCGCCGGCAAGCAGCCGACCGCCAAGACCCACTTCGTCGAGGTCGCGGATAACCTCTCGGCGTACTCGGTCTTCGGCCACCGCCACACCGGGGAGATGCTGGAGCAGCTCGGACTGGGCGTTGGACAACTGCAGTTCACCCCGCATCTGCTGCCCATCCCGCGCGGGATCCTTTCGACCATCTACGTCAAGCCGGCGCCCGGCGCTTCGGCCGACAGACTGGAAAAGTGCCTGCGCGAGTTCTACGCCGGGAAGCCCTGGGTGCGGGTCTTCGGGCAAGCACGCCTGCCCCAGATCAAGTTTTCTCTGAACACCAATTACTGCGACATCGGGTTCGCCATGTCGCCGGATGGAGAGCGGGTGGTGCTGGTCTCCTGCCTCGACAATCTTCTGAAGGGCGCCGCCGGCCAGGCCATCCAGAACATGAACGTGATGTACGGGTGGGACGAGCGGGAGGGACTGTAATGAGATTCGTCATCAAGCTCGGGGGCCGCGCGCTGGACAGCAAGGAACTGGTCCACAAGTTCGCCCGTACCATCGCCGATATCGCCCAGGGCGGGCACCAGGTCGCGGTGGTGCACGGAGGCGGCTCGGCCGTGACCCGCGCGCTCAAGGAACTGGGGCGGGAGTCGCAGTTCATCAACGGCCTGCGGGTCACCGATTCCGAGACCCGTGACGTCGCGCTCATGGTGCTGGCCGGGCAGTTGAACAAGTCGCTGGTGGCGGCCATCGGCGCCGCCGGGCGGACCGCCATCGGGCTGTGCGGCGGAGACCTGGGATTATTCCGCGCCGCGCGCATGCACGAACATCCGGAGCTGGGCTACGTCGGCGAGATCAGTTCGGTCGAGCCGCGCTGGCTGGAGATGTTGTGGCAGCACGACATCGTGCCCGTGATCTCCAGCATCGCG contains the following coding sequences:
- the argC gene encoding N-acetyl-gamma-glutamyl-phosphate reductase → MPSPSLQPAVVGATGYAGFELARLLLHHPRVRKPILLGRDGESAGTLDLSDVYPHLAGNGGYPIESFSWDRMKDVDVLFLSTPHEVSREWVPELVERGVRVIDLSGAWRLKSAEHREVYGFKNGDARAHRLDDTAVYGIPELHASAIPTAQVVANAGCYATSVILALAPWVRAGLVDVEHGIICDSKSGVSGAGKQPTAKTHFVEVADNLSAYSVFGHRHTGEMLEQLGLGVGQLQFTPHLLPIPRGILSTIYVKPAPGASADRLEKCLREFYAGKPWVRVFGQARLPQIKFSLNTNYCDIGFAMSPDGERVVLVSCLDNLLKGAAGQAIQNMNVMYGWDEREGL
- the argB gene encoding acetylglutamate kinase, producing MRFVIKLGGRALDSKELVHKFARTIADIAQGGHQVAVVHGGGSAVTRALKELGRESQFINGLRVTDSETRDVALMVLAGQLNKSLVAAIGAAGRTAIGLCGGDLGLFRAARMHEHPELGYVGEISSVEPRWLEMLWQHDIVPVISSIALGNDGEYYNINADHMASACAAACNAHALVFLTDVAGVKGADGAVIRWLHVNSIRDMVQDSVISGGMLPKLEACTNALRRGVHRVRILPAESVEVLPGFFTHPIEFGTEVIP